In the genome of Mycobacterium sp. 3519A, the window GATCGGCTGATGCGAGTCCAGAGGCGCTGCGTCATCGACGCCGACCCCGACACCGTGTGGAAGGTGGTCAGCGATCCCGACTGCTATCCGCGGTTCATGGCCAGCCTCGAGCGCTGGGAACAGGTGACCGAGGAGCCTGCAAGGAAGGGCGCCCGCTACACCGTGCACTGGAAGATCGGCTCGGTGCCGATCGGTGGGGTGGTCGAGGTGTCCGAGTTCGACCCGTCCCACGATCTGGCGTGGATCGGCGTGTCAGGTGTGTCGCTGCGCGGCCGGTTCCGCATCCGCGACAACGGCGACGGCCGCACCAAGGTGATCTTCCGGTTGGCCTACGAGTCGGCAGGCAACCTGCTCGGCCTGATCGCCGACCGGGTCGCCGCGCGGCAGGTCGGCCGCAACATGTCGGCGACGTTGA includes:
- a CDS encoding SRPBCC family protein is translated as MRVQRRCVIDADPDTVWKVVSDPDCYPRFMASLERWEQVTEEPARKGARYTVHWKIGSVPIGGVVEVSEFDPSHDLAWIGVSGVSLRGRFRIRDNGDGRTKVIFRLAYESAGNLLGLIADRVAARQVGRNMSATLKNLKQMVET